In Cheilinus undulatus linkage group 14, ASM1832078v1, whole genome shotgun sequence, the genomic stretch ACCTGTAATCAGGACCTCACAGGGGGGAATACATGCCAGCTCCTCTGCTCGGAATAATCACCAGAGCATGGCCCCATGTGCTCCCAGGAGCCCCGACACCACAGCCCTGATTAAATCTGCTCATTATCACATGGAAAAATACAGACAGAGGTGGCTGTGATTCATTCTACACGAGTAGACACGTTTGAATATACATCATCACCTGTTAGCTCAGAAACTACTCCAGCTTTGTTTCAAGAAGGAGGAACTTTTCATGTATTTGTTCAAAGCTGTCCAACACCTGTGAGTTAAGCTTGATATAagaggagcattaaagctgGCATGCTGGCTTATTTACAGCGTTTTAGTGCGCACTCTTTATCGTGGAGCTTTAACAATCACacgtgtttcaacaaagtctcCATATTTTCCggctctgtcactttctcttcACAGCTCATAGAAACTGGAACACATTCAACCCAGACTGACGCAGACATCATTCCCAGCTCCAGCTTCTGAGGTTAATGGAGCAGAAGTCCCTGAATGATGACTCGGtgcaacattttgggatttcatagaaaatatttacatatttctgattttttaatgaCACCAGTTTCAAACCGCTACACCAACGAAGTCTTCGAGGTTTTtcaaggacaactggagcaaaAGTGTGGCGTGCAAACTGACACGGACACACAGACACGCCACCAATTACAGtaagggtgtcaaacttaaggcccagggccaaatccggcccgtgctacagttatacccggcccacaagataatatcctattcttattataactggccctaaaatatgaggtctgcagatttcctccagtataaaaatataaactcaaccttgatgatatcagaTATCCTTTAGTCATAAAAATGCgaaaaaataaggaataaaaataattagaataaagaaatatgggAAGAGaaattaaattcatattttcaattttgcatagCACAATTATGACTGCAGTCTgtaatttagacttttatttcatatcttaatctttaacatttattatgttgactttgtcaatttaatattttttttatctcatatcttcaGCTTTTCAGTCtataattttcatttatataataatttttgtcacatttttaatttaaaattcacCTGTAACTCgctttaaatcaattttgccaccttttcttccattttttgccatttctttgacattttctgaCCAATTTGCcgcttttgtccattttagtctctcattttttgacacatttttacatttttttggtccatttttgtcacctgttactcattttcaatcatttttgccactttttcttatattttttgccatttctttgccagtttttgacaattttgccacttttgtccattttagtctctcatttttttgccaaattttttaaaacattttttttggtcCCAGTTTTGTcccctgtaactcatttttaatcaattttgccatttttcctccatttctttGCTAGTTTTTggcaattttgacacttttgccaattttagtctcttgtcattcattttttgccaaatttttattttcatttatttatttatttatttttactaattttGCCACCAGTAACATTTGTCACTAGTTTTGGCCTTGTTTACATTGCTaacattttagccacatttttacattttttagtcccatttttgtcatctgtaactcaattttaatcaattttgccacttttttttcccatttttttgccatttctctgccagtttttgacatttttgacacctttgtccattttagtctgttgtcactcattttttgccaaatttttttttttttttttttaccaattttgccacctgtaacatttttcactaattttggCCTCATTTATCTTgctattttcagtgttttcccccttttctttcattttttgccctttctagCACATTAAGGCTGCCTTTTgtcattgaatgccactttctgcctattttatttactctttttttaacacatttttctgttgttttgaccattttgtcacctgtaacttatttttttaataatttttgccactttttttctccatttttgccaactttcacaCATGGCCactgctttttgatcatttcaccactttaacttatttttattgccattttaacccatttttgtcacttctcaccacttagattgtggctcttgcagaggtattctttaacagtttggctctttggttgagtaacgctgctccTAACATTTAAAAGTTCTCACCTTGTAAAGCTGTAAAGCTCTGGTGACCACCATCACCAGAGCCAAGGTCCGTTTCACGTCTGTTCCCAGAGGTCAGCAGCATCTATCAGACGATGACTGCTGATGGGTTTCAAGGCTGATAGCTAGCGTGTGTTGGTGTTAGCCTCCTGCTAGCATTTGACCCTAAGGGGTCAGATCAGGTATGGGAGTGTATGCCGGATCTGCACTTGCACCGCTCAGACCTCCTGATGGACCATCCCTGCAGGCATCCTCCCAGCAGACCCCTTCCTGATGCACGTGGCTCCCCTCAAGGCctggtcctgggcacccagaatgcactgagctggatcaggccctgAAGAGCCCACCAGGTGCGTATGAAAGTGCAGCCGCCACTCCTGTATTCATCAGCAGACCCTCTCCAGAGCACGTCAGCATTCGGTGCACGGTCTAACAATGATGCTCAAAAATGCATCGAAGAAAAGCCGCCACTGAGGAGTCCAGTCTGCATCCAGGCCTCACCAGAGTCTCAGACCAAGAGGACCAGAAGACTCTGACCTACGTCCACATGCTCGACTCCATCAAACATGGACTTAAACGGTGTGTGAGTTATTTATGGGTTCAAATCTCTGCTCTAAAGTTTTCAAGTCTTCAGTTTAAAGAGCTCAGCCACATCCTCAAACGTACCAAAGAAAGGTTCCTGCATGTTTCCTTATAAAGGGCTTTACATTTACAAACAAGCTCCATTTTACTGAAGAAAGAATAGATAccttctgtttttgctgctctctctctcccagaTTTCATGCTGAGCTCTAAATTCTCAAACATGTgaagaggtcaaaggtcaggttTTTTGCATAGAAACATGCTGTAAATGCTGGAAGCAGTGGATGCTGAGAGtttgtcttttcattttctaaacCACAGCGCCATCTAGAGTTCAAAAGAGATCTGTGTGTTAGAAACCATCAGAGGAGAAAGGTAACCCTAAccccttaccctaactctaAGCCTaaccccttaccctaaccctaaccccttaccctaaccctaagcctaaccccttaccctaactctaAGCCTaaccccttaccctaaccctaaccctaaccctaaccccttaccctaactctaAGCCTaaccccttaccctaaccctaaccccttaccctaactctaAGCCTAAccccttaccctaactctaAGCCTaaccccttaccctaaccctaaccctaaccccttaccctaactctaAGCCTaaccccttaccctaaccctaaccctaaccccttaccctaactctaAGCCTaaccccttaccctaaccctaaccccttaccctaactctaAGCCTaaccccttaccctaaccctaagcctaaccccttaccctaactctaAGCCTAAccccttaccctaactctaAGCCTAatcccttaccctaaccctaagcctaaccccttaccctaaccctaagcctaaccccttaccctaaccctaaccatttctgtggtcagaaataaaacactgataataaatgatttgagattttaaaaagtcaaaataaaaagtttaaaggcttaaaaatcTAGGATTAAAAAAGTCTAACtgttcaaaacatgaaattaaaagtcagagtaATGTGGAGCCTGTTAGGTTCTCTAAGTCCAGACCCTGGTCCTGCAGACTCAGTCTGACCCCCCTGTTTTAGAGGGTCATTAAATCAGCAGTCTGAGGTACAGGAGGCTGAAGAAGACTGGGGGGTTCTGAAGAGGATGGAGGGTTCTGAAGAGGACGGGGGGTTCTGAAGAGGACGGGGGGTTCTGAAGAGGACCGGGGGTTCTGAAGAGGACAGGGGGTTCTGAAGAGGACCGGGGGGTTCTGAAGAGGATGGGGGGTTCTGAAGAGGACCGGGGGTTCTGAAGAGGACGGGGGGTTCTGAAGAGGACGGGGGGTTCTGAAGAGGACGGGGGGTTCTGAAGAGGACCGGGGGTTCTGAAGAGGACGGGGGGTTCTGAAGAGGACGGGGGGTTCTGAAGAGGATGGGGGTTCTGAAGAGGACCGGGGTTCTGAAGAGGACGGGGGTTCTGAAGAGGACGGGGTTCTGAAGAGGACGGGGGGTTCTGAAGAGGACCGGGGGTTCTGAAGAGGACGGGGGGTTCTGAAGAGGACGGGGGGTTCTGAAGAGGACCGGGTTTTCTgaagccttcagctcgtctggatTTTTAAGTCCGGTGTCTCTGGTCTTCCAGAGATCTTCTACGGCACTGATACTCAGCGtgatatttgaaatattattccccagaaaaccttgaaaaagggaaacttttttgccctttttaccattttttgcctcttttcatccattaaagctacctttgaTCATTAAATACtgcttttttcctacttttccccatttttgctacttcttttgccatttttttccctaattttggccctttttcaccatttcctccccttttgcccatttaagttgcCACTAGTTTCCTTttatttggaccattttttccacatcttttagccacttttatcccgtttttgcccatttaaacatctttagccacttgtttcctatgttttgcacactttttccactcttcactgctttttgcccattttagtcacttttcacttttttttccacttttggaccatgtcacctgtaactcattttttgccacttgtttcctatttttttgtttttgccacttttggtccatttaatgtcacctgtaacacatttttttgtcacttctcacccattttttgccactttctgaccctttttctacttttcctccccactttcatccattttcactcatttttgttgctttttgaccacttttttcacttttagctTACTGTTATTGTTACTTTAAGCTCTTCTTGCTTCATCACTTAGACTGTTTTCAACAGACTGGCTCTAGCAGGGTTGAGCAACACTGCTCTAGAGccaccagcagggggcagcaaaAGACCAGGAATATGACACACAAATAGGTCTGTTTGAGTCCTGGTGTttactgagcatgctcagttgGAACCATCCCTCTGTGAGTGACTGTGAATGTTTGACTGAGAGGTCAGTTTGTTGTCTTCAGACTCCAGAATGGTGAGTTAAAAcctctgtgcttttattttgaaacatctTCTCTAACACTTCCTCTCTGCTGAATCTGAGGCAGAAAAGCAAACGCATGTTCACCTTTGTTCTAGCTTAAATACACTCCGCAGGTCATGTGACTTTAACCTTTAGAAAGTTCAGTAGCAGGTGTTTCTTCAGAGGTGTGTCTTCTTACTTTGATAAAAACCATTAAACATGATGAGCTTTAAAAGTGGTTCAGCCAGCATAAATAGAGCTTTAAGAGGCTCATCCAGACATATCTGCTGGTAAACGGACATGTTAGCTCCGCCTCTGTTGGCCTTTATTCACTCTGTAGATCAGTGAGAGTGCCAGTGTTTGGTCACATGACTCGCCCTCCTCCTGAGGGGTCAGAGGTCAGCCTGGTGTTTGGTTTAACATGGTGATCCTGTTAGAGAGCTGAATGGaccacacagaaacacacgGAGTGTAAGAGAATCTGACACATCTGAGATTCATGAAGTTTAGAGGAGCAGCTTCATCTCCGGCTCATCCTGGAGCAGTCGGACTCAAAAATAGactctgttaaaaataaataaacaaataaataaataaataaaaagggtttttaaaagtagcagacaGTGTAGTACTCAAGACCTCATTATCCAAGACCATaaaaaaccatttttaaaaccatgcCAGGGTTGAACAGTGAAACAGCATCctctctttaattttacttttctttataATCAGTCTGACTGATAAAAACAAGGAGTCTGCAACTCTGTCGAAGCACAACGTTCAAAACTCTCAGATCTTAACAGATTTGTCTGACTGCAGAATCTGCCGAGTGTTTTCTTTTgcatgttgttgtttgtgtggTTGAGGAGGCCAGATGTGATTACGATGTGTCAGCAGCCTGGCTCCAGGCTCTCCTAGCTCCCAGTCTGAGACAAGACTAAGACGTCCAAAATGACTGTTCTCAGTACTCCACCACGAGTGACAGAGACGCTTGCAGAGATGACCCACAGCAATTAGTTTTTCTGTCTGCTCCAAAACTGGATGGAAGCCGGCGGATAGGAGGAAGATGTGAACAAGAGGCTGGTGAAACACGACTGAGCCCATGTGCACTGATATTATtataaggcaggggtgtcaaacccagtcacagcaggggtcggattctgaatttgggtctgaCCTGAGGGTCAATGTTTAACCACTGAGTGCCAACCTTAATGGTTTTGTGATTAAAAGGTcgacatgataagttaaaaactcaaaagctGAGATAAAGAATCAAACtgataagttttaaaggtaaaaacatgacatttgaggtcaaaataatgcttttaaaaggcaaaatatgagctGGAATACTGaagtcatgattttaaacagtcagaaaatgagataagaggcagaattatgagttttaaaagtcagaatatgaaagaaaatttttaaaaatcatgagttttaaaggtaaaaaaaaatgagatgaaatttcaaattcatgagttttacaggccaaaatatgaaataaaatgaaaaatcattagttttaatggtcaaaatatgagtttaaagtgaacgttaggagttgaaatggtcagtaAAAATGAGGTCAAATTtaatttcatgagttttaaaagtcaaaaaatgaaaaaaataaaaatcatgagtttaaaagctaaaaaaaagatgaaagtcaaagttagaatttgaaaaaggtcaaaatgtgagataaaattcaaaatcaagaccttaaatggtaaaaaatagggtttaaaatttaaagttatgaATCTACAagataaaatatgagataaaagttatgagatttaaaggttaaaatatgaaataaacggTCAAAACCGTAACTTtgagtcataactgtgagacgCAAAATTGGAAATTTAGAGAAACACACATTTCTCcaacattcctgactttttatttttatttagattatttttactgtttacttttttatttttatgactcattaaggatattataaatcatcaaggttaagtttacatttttatactggtgggccagttctaataaaaacatATGATCTGGGGGGTCAGGTATAActgccacgggccagatttggccccgggccccgagtttgacacccctgatatcTGGCACCTGGGGAGGGCCCGATACGGGGCCTTTCAGGAGCCATGTTATGCTTCATTTAAGGTCTTTGTAATTTGacttattttaataaattgtcaGATTTCTGTAAGGCATGTTTAGTCGTATTTTAATGAACTAAATGGCCAAAAAGATCTAAAACAGGATATTTATGTAGgtaaattctgacttttgatataaaaaagcCTCTTAATGAAACCGTCTTTTCCTCCCAGTCTTCTCCTCCAGGAGGATCACCTCTGCAGGTCCATGCAGTCCGCTTCGGTCCAGGTCAGGAGCTGTTTGGGTCTCTGCAGGCATTTGTGAAGGAGGCGGGACTTAGAGCACCGTTCATCATCACCTGCGTGGGCAGTGTCACCAAGGCGACGCTCCGTCTGGCAAACGCCACGGCCTCGAACACAAATGAGGTACCTTCCTGCTGCAAGACTGTCTCTGATTTAATATCAGCTCAGTTTAAACTCTCCTGGTGCCTTAATTCTGAAAAACGTAGATTTATGTCCTACTTTTCAAATCATATTCAAAtattaaaagacagaaaatacaaCAAGAATGGCCCAGCTCTGTATAAAAATGATGAGTATTTATGAGGTAGCTCTCCAAGTGTTATACATTTAACAATGTTTTAATGTAATTCTGTGTGACGTCATTTAACCCCGAATAATCTCTCTTTATTTCCCATTCTTTAGTCTTTAAGTTGCTGTAAAtctctgaaaataaaatttaaaatgccatgtttttgtcCTCTCAGGTTGTCCACCTGAGCGGTCGCTATGAGATCGTGTCCCTGGTCGGCACGCTGAACGCCGACGCTCACCTCCACGTCTGCCTGGCTGACGGAGAGGGACGGACGGTTGGCGGTCACGTGTTGGGGGATCTGGAGGTCTTCACCACGGCTGAGGTGGTGATCGGAGAGGCGACACTGCTGGAGTTTAGGAGAGAGATGGACGAGAGGACGGGCTTCCCCGAGCTCGTGGTTAAACGGCGttaacagagaaataaagagtAGAGAGGCTCACTAGGTACGGCTGTCAGTGATCCTTTAATGAGACACAGTGGTGTTATAATCTAAATCTTTAAATACATCCTCTGTAAACATAAAGAAACACGTTTTCACTGTCTGTGGTCTCTGAGGGTCAGGAGCGTCTCTGACTGGCCTGCTGGCTGAGTCTGAAGCTTCTACACTGTAAACAATGGAGCTGTAGCTATAAACAACCACCAACATTGGGTTCTTGCCTCAAAAATTCCCAAAAGGTAATTAGGGATTAAATAGAACCCAAAACTCTTATTTTAACAGCCTCAGAGAAAAGAGAGCTTCATCCCCACTGTGgggcacagtggtggcagcatcacgctgtggggatgcttcttggcagcataacgctgtggggatgcttctctgcagcatcatgctgtggggatgcttctctgcagcatcacgctgtggggatgcttctctgcagcatcacgctgtggggatgcttctctgcagcatcatgctgtggggatgcttctctgcagcatcatgctgtggggatgcttctctgcagcatcacgctgtggggatgcttctctgcagcatcacgctgtggggatgcttctctgcagcatcacgctgtggggatgcttctctgcagcatcacgctgtggggatgcttctctgcagcatcacgctgtggggatgcttctctgcagcatcatgctgtggggatgcttctttgcagcatcatgctgtggggatgcttctcggcagtttcaggctgtggggatgcttctcagcagcatcatgctgcggggatgcttctttgcagcatcatgctgtggggatgcttctctgcagcatcatgctgtggggatgcttctcagcagcatcatgctttggggatgcttctctgcagcatcatgctttggggatgcttctctgcagcatcatgctgtggggatgcttctcagcagcatcatgctttggggatgcttctcagcagcatcatgctttggggatgcttctctgcagcatcatgctgtggggatgcttcttggcagcgtcaggctgtggggatgcttttcgaATCCCCACAGAGTGAATCagccacagtttttttttaagttttcctttaattggctCACCTGGCCAACTCATGATcccaggtgtctgagattgatttcagtaatccaaagagccctgagacacaacaccatccatgagtttaactgaatgtttatgacactaatcCTGTTAATCCCTCTGTcattaagaggcaaaaaaaagcacacaaaaaaaaatcactgtaacTATTTTTCCGTGAttgcagagaggcattgtgggagaCAACCTTGTTTGAACTGATAGGATATAACAGCGACTGTAGGCTGGTGGAATTAattatttcaactaaaactatttggGGTTTTCTATGGATGTCTgagtctggtgtgtgtgtgtgtgtgtgtgtaatgaAAAATGAGTTTGTGCGAGTGTGTAGGTGAAGCTAAAACACACTGACatatgttttataaaaaaaatgtattgatgaaaaacaaaaaactgaactgtatttttgtttctcATAGCTAGGGCCGGGCAGTTAATTGAAAgatagattaaattgcaatacgGTGCAATAtatctttaacctgaaatttatgtcaaaataccagatcaaaccttttttttttgttttgttttgttttttgcagcgGAGACGTTATGAATTACATATCACGCAATCATCCACATGCAATTCTTTAGAATAGTATACAATAGTCCtactttttgtatgtttttcgtATTAAATATGAGAAGGACATCAAAGTTATCACTCCCTTCAAAACTTTAATTCCTATCCAGTTTGTAAAACGAGTCAAAACCATCACAGTTAGATTGTTTTCCAGAATTGTTCAGCCGTACTCATAGCCACCATTTATAAACATGAATTTGAATTAGCTGGAAATGTATCCTGGGCTtatgtacggtggccctgaaggccaatggaaataaatatttcaaaagcgcaaaatatatttcacaaaatttcatggaacaaaaatgtattctgggaaatgtatttgtgttttgtgaaattgattttgttttgtgaaacccatttttgttctgtgaaatttatttgtgttctgtgtaatttatttttgttttgtgaaacgtatgtttttctgtgaaatgtatttttgttctgtgaaatttgtttttttctgtgaaatttatttgtgttttgt encodes the following:
- the LOC121521868 gene encoding bifunctional protein GlmU-like; translation: MSSPPGGSPLQVHAVRFGPGQELFGSLQAFVKEAGLRAPFIITCVGSVTKATLRLANATASNTNEVVHLSGRYEIVSLVGTLNADAHLHVCLADGEGRTVGGHVLGDLEVFTTAEVVIGEATLLEFRREMDERTGFPELVVKRR